In Gossypium hirsutum isolate 1008001.06 chromosome D06, Gossypium_hirsutum_v2.1, whole genome shotgun sequence, one genomic interval encodes:
- the LOC107903355 gene encoding cytosolic sulfotransferase 5 — translation MDSSDFTESMLDQLPMERFWDIPLYQWDGFWYRSYHLQATMALRSQYIARDDDIILASPMKTGTTWLKALCFSILQKDGNAARLNGETVGKTEEDDPRHIRDPLVDNHPAVYVQTLEVQVFTAKPPPDVSAMESPRLFHTHLPYTALPDSIKTSNCKLVYITRNPKDTLVSMWHFFNKLRTPEQGPYPFEQAFESFINGVSHFGPFFDHVLQYWDQSLKSPNKILFLKYEDLKKDPKGEVKKLASFLGKPFNNEKEVEDVIWRCSLERLKNLEVNKNGIDPWVGMQNSAFFRSGIVGDWKNIMSKELSERLDQITRQKFKDSGLHLEI, via the coding sequence ATGGATTCTTCTGATTTCACCGAATCAATGCTAGATCAGCTCCCCATGGAAAGATTTTGGGACATTCCTTTGTACCAATGGGATGGATTTTGGTACAGATCTTATCATCTCCAAGCAACAATGGCTCTTCGTTCCCAGTACATCGCACGCGACGACGACATCATCCTCGCATCCCCCATGAAAACCGGCACCACTTGGCTCAAAGCCCTTTGTTTTTCCATCCTTCAAAAGGACGGAAACGCCGCTCGCCTTAATGGAGAAACGGTAGGCAAGACCGAGGAAGACGATCCCCGTCACATCCGTGACCCGCTCGTCGACAACCATCCCGCCGTCTACGTTCAAACCTTGGAAGTTCAAGTTTTCACGGCGAAACCACCTCCGGATGTTTCGGCTATGGAGTCCCCAAGGCTTTTCCACACTCACTTGCCCTACACAGCATTACCGGACTCCATTAAAACCTCCAACTGCAAGCTTGTTTACATAACAAGGAACCCTAAAGACACGTTGGTCTCCATGTGGCACTTCTTCAATAAACTCCGAACACCAGAACAAGGTCCATACCCTTTTGAACAAGCATTCGAGTCCTTCATCAATGGCGTTTCACACTTCGGTCCATTTTTCGACCACGTTTTACAGTACTGGGACCAAAGCTTGAAATCCCCCAACAAGATACTGTTCTTAAAGTACGAAGACCTCAAAAAGGACCCCAAAGGTGAGGTTAAGAAACTGGCTTCGTTCCTTGGAAAACCATTCAATAATGAGAAAGAGGTTGAAGACGTAATATGGAGGTGCAGCTTGGAGAGGCTGAAGAACTTGGAGGTGAACAAGAATGGGATCGACCCTTGGGTTGGGATGCAAAACAGTGCATTCTTCAGGTCTGGAATTGTTGGAGATTGGAAAAACATTATGAGTAAAGAGTTGAGTGAGCGTTTGGATCAAATCACGAGGCAGAAATTTAAGGATTCTGGGCTTCACCTTGAGATATGA
- the LOC121218604 gene encoding uncharacterized protein, with amino-acid sequence MSSLASPTPSPSSSASSSIIYSLTFLLSLFLLCLFAPQFFPLRKNQERQPPIPINKELDDLHLFELASNIELSHGVPKISHLRIANSHPKIAFLFLTNSDLVFAPLWQRFFQGNEHLFNVYIHADPFTKLSPPDWSIRANFIPAKKTHRGSPTLVNAARRLLANAIIDDSSNLYFALLSQHCIPLHSFKFIYGSLLGNPDSPSSYKAFGNQHRHKSYIEILSGEPHLFNRYVARGPRVMLPEISFNRFRIGSQFFVLAKRHSLLVLKERMLWRKFKLPCIDLYSCYPEEHYFPTLLSMEDPKGCSHYTLTRVNWSDSIDGHPHTYRSPEVSPKLLRQLRTSNSSHSYFFARKFAPDCLKPLLKIAEEAIFRD; translated from the coding sequence atgtcATCATTAGCCTCACCAACTCCATCTCCATCCTCATCAGCATCATCTTCCATTATCTACTCTCTTACCTTTCTCCTTTCACTTTTCCTTCTTTGTCTTTTTGCCCCACAATTTTTCCCTCTCCGGAAAAATCAAGAACGACAACCCCCCATCCCTATAAACAAAGAACTCGACGATCTCCATCTTTTTGAATTAGCTTCCAATATTGAATTATCCCATGGAGTTCCCAAAATTTCCCATCTCAGAATCGCTAATTCTCACCCGAAAATCGCTTTCCTTTTCCTCACCAACTCCGATCTCGTTTTCGCTCCATTATGGCAACGATTTTTCCAAGGAAACGAACATCTCTTCAATGTTTACATCCATGCCGATCCATTCACCAAGCTGTCACCCCCCGATTGGTCGATAAGAGCCAATTTCATTCCCGCTAAGAAAACCCATCGTGGCTCCCCGACGCTCGTCAACGCCGCTCGCCGTCTCCTCGCCAACGCCATAATCGACGATTCATCGAATCTTTACTTCGCGTTGTTATCACAACATTGCATTCCTCTTCATTCGTTCAAATTCATTTACGGTTCCCTCCTCGGGAACCCTGATTCACCATCGTCATACAAGGCCTTTGGAAATCAACATCGTCACAAAAGTTACATTGAGATCTTATCCGGCGAGCCGCATTTATTCAACCGTTACGTCGCTCGTGGGCCTCGGGTCATGCTACCCGAAATCTCGTTCAATCGGTTCCGAATCGGGTCCCAGTTCTTCGTATTGGCTAAACGACATTCTTTGCTTGTGTTGAAAGAAAGGATGTTATGGAGGAAATTCAAACTCCCTTGTATAGATTTATATTCTTGTTACCCTGAAGAACATTATTTTCCGACGTTGTTATCAATGGAGGATCCCAAAGGATGCAGTCATTACACGTTGACCAGAGTCAATTGGAGTGATAGTATCGACGGTCACCCGCATACTTACCGTTCGCCGGAGGTATCACCGAAGCTTTTACGTCAATTGAGAACGTCGAATTCTAGTCATTCGTACTTTTTTGCTCGGAAGTTCGCGCCGGATTGCTTGAAACCGTTGTTGAAAATCGCCGAGGAAGCCATTTTCAGAGACTGA